One segment of Macrotis lagotis isolate mMagLag1 chromosome 1, bilby.v1.9.chrom.fasta, whole genome shotgun sequence DNA contains the following:
- the LOC141492652 gene encoding olfactory receptor 7D4-like, protein MVQENQTQFTDFILLLFSEEPTQESILFGLFLSMYLVTVVGNLLIMFAVGSDSHLHTPMYFLLSNLSFVDTCVVTTTVPKMLASFRTLNKAIPYADCLTQMFFFVLFAGIDHFLLTSMAYDHFVAICHPLHYAVMMSSCFCGLLVILSWTIAFLNAFLLSIMVTRLSFCMNQQIHHFFCDLPEIMKLSCSDTFINYILLYFTSGLLGFIPVMAILYSYVQIASSIIKIPSTQGKYKAFSTCGSHLCVVSLFYGTILGVYMTSSFTNTSWKSTVVSAIYAVVTPMLNPFIYTLRNKDIKASLSRFMSKKTSSQ, encoded by the coding sequence ATGGTACAGGAAAACCAGACACAATTCACTGACTTCATTCTCCTGTTATTTTCTGAGGAACCAACTCAGGAAAGTATTCTCTTTGGACTGTTTTTGAGCATGTACTTGGTCACAGTTGTTGGAAATCTGCTCATCATGTTTGCAGTAGGATCTGACTCTCATCTCCACACCCCCATGTACTTCTTACTTTCCAATTTGTCCTTTGTGGATACCTGTGTGGTGACCACCACAGTCCCAAAGATGCTGGCGAGCTTCAGGACATTAAACAAGGCCATCCCCTATGCTGACTGTCTTACCCAGATGTTCTTCTTCGTACTTTTTGCCGGCATAGATCATTTCCTCCTCACTTCAATGGCCTATGACCATTTTGTGGCTATATGTCACCCTCTACACTATGCAGTAATGATGAGCTCTTGCTTCTGTGGCTTGCTAGTGATACTGTCCTGGACAATAGCATTTCTAAATGCCTTTCTTCTCAGTATAATGGTAACACGTCTCTCCTTTTGTATGAACCAGCAGATTCATCACTTCTTTTGTGATCTTCCTGAGATTATGAAGCTTTCTTGTTCTGACACTTTCATCAATTATATCTTGCTCTATTTTACTTCTGGACTGCTGGGTTTTATCCCTGTCATGGCAATCCTTTACTCTTATGTTCAGATTGCCTCTTCAATTATAAAAATCCCATCTACTCAGGGTAAGTATAAAGCCTTTTCTACCTGTGGATCTCACCtctgtgttgtttcattattttatggCACAATACTTGGAGTTTATATGACCTCTTCATTTACCAACACTTCCTGGAAGAGCACAGTTGTTTCTGCTATATATGCTGTGGTCACCCCCATGTTGAACCCCTTTATCTATACACTAAGAAATAAGGACATAAAAGCTTCCCTTAGTAGATTCATGAGCAAAAAAACCTCTTCTCAGTGA